One window of Cydia fagiglandana chromosome 19, ilCydFagi1.1, whole genome shotgun sequence genomic DNA carries:
- the LOC134673814 gene encoding oocyte zinc finger protein XlCOF7.1-like produces the protein MSDGDSSAAVCSEGSAARAREQLAMACSVVLERLRGDATVHSGGKPYRCEHCGKHFMNKSVLREHIQHTHSLTGQKLFACEVCSSTFQTELLVTEHEKSEHGITNFMCAECEYTTRTKKSLETHLKSHSLENIFNCSHCRYTSSCKSDLHKHQTIHMAGNTFKCSDCDFKCNDESKLRRHQKTHNRRHQRILTRKKPYKCSHCDYKCSVSSMLRTHERTHTGAKPFQCSYCNYKCSQKSNLQRHLMIHTGVKPFQCSHCDYKCSRKLSLQRHLMIHTGVKPFQCSHCDYKCSRKSSLQLHQRIHTGEKPYKCSNCDYKCSDSSALRRHERTHTGEKPVQCSHCEYKCNQKSYLQKHLLKHTGAKPFQCSHCDYKSSRKSNLQHHLSIHTGAKPFQCSHCDYKCSRKSQLQQHLMIHTGVKLFTCSHCDYKCTKKSNLKTHQRRIHTREKPFICTHCDYKFSDKSSLRRHQMTHGTNFKKQ, from the exons ATGAGTGACGGCGACTCGTCAGCGGCGG TGTGTTCGGAGGGCAGCGCCGCCCGCGCCAGGGAACAGCTCGCGATGGCTTGTTCCGTGGTGCTCGAGCGCCTCCGCGGCGACGCGACTGTTCACAGTGGAGGCAAACCATACCGCTGCGAACACTGTGGCAAGCATTTCATGAACAAGTCTGTTTTACGAGAACACATTCAACACACCCACTCATTGACCGGACAGAAACTATTTGCTTGTGAAGTTTGTAGTTCTACGTTTCAAACCGAATTGCTTGTAACAGAACACGAGAAGAGCGAACACGGTATTACAAATTTTATGTGTGCAGAATGTGAGTATACAACACGTaccaagaaaagtttggagACTCATTTAAAGAGTCACTCTTTGGAGAATATATTcaattgtagtcactgtagaTACACAAGTTCTTGTAAAAGCGATTTACACAAACACCAAACAATACACATGGCTGGAAATACTTTTAAGTGTAGCGACTGTGATTTCAAATGCAATGATGAATCAAAACTGCGACGTCACCAGAAGACGCACAACCGGCGGCACCAGAGAATACTCACTAGAAAAAAACCTTACAAATGTAGTCATTGCGACTACAAGTGCAGTGTTAGTTCTATGTTACGAACACACGAAAGAacacatactggggcgaagccttTTCAGTGTAGCTACTGTAATTATaaatgcagtcagaagtcaAACTTACAACGACActtgatgatacatactggggtgaagccatttcagtgtagccactgtgattacaaatgcagtcgtAAATTATCCTTACAacgacacctgatgatacatactggggtgaagccatttcagtgtagccactgtgattacaaatgcagtcgtAAATCATCCTTACAATTACACCAAAGGATACACACTGGAGAAAAGCCTTACAAATGTAGTAATTGCGACTACAAGTGCAGTGATAGTTCAGCCTTACGAAGACATGAAAGGACACATACTGGCGAGAAGCCtgttcagtgtagccactgtgaatACAAATGCAATCAGAAATCATACTTACAAAAACACCTACTGAAACATACGGGGGCGAaaccatttcagtgtagccactgtgattacaaaagCAGTCGGAAGTCAAACTTACAACATCACCTGtcgatacatactggggcgaagccatttcagtgtagccactgtgattacaaatgcagtcggaAGTCACAATTACAacaacacctgatgatacatactggggtgaAGCTATTTAcatgtagccactgtgattacaaatgcactAAAAAATCGAATTTGAAAACACACCAGAGGAGGATACACACTCGAGAAAAGCCTTTCATATGTACTCATTGTGATTACAAATTCAGCGATAAATCCAGCCTGCGACGTCACCAGATGACGCACGGgacgaattttaaaaagcaATAA